A section of the Clostridium sp. TW13 genome encodes:
- a CDS encoding AraC family transcriptional regulator, whose protein sequence is MQATKIEVNDNLMEIVKHGSYDFPMAVYTDKFDLFEEGYIRWHWHKELQFSYSLHDKVVVFIEDEKIILSPGDGIFINSNILHQIKPYNNNNCMMFSIDFDATLIGGTEDSLIGKKYVTPILENSNLKFISLKASVQWQKEILDNLKKVFELSNEKSYGYELEMRNHLNIVWLNMLKEMKEEIKDLEPLKSYDDERVKASIQYIQQHYIGNIQLDNIAMAANISKSECCRSFKRILKITPFEYLMEYRVSKAAELLLRSNKTISNIALDVGFNGISYFGKVFKKYMNCSPSEYRNKKL, encoded by the coding sequence ATGCAAGCAACAAAAATAGAAGTAAATGATAATTTGATGGAGATAGTAAAACATGGTTCCTATGATTTTCCTATGGCGGTTTATACTGATAAATTTGATTTGTTTGAAGAAGGATATATCAGATGGCATTGGCATAAGGAATTACAATTTTCATATTCACTTCATGATAAAGTAGTTGTTTTTATTGAAGATGAAAAAATAATTCTATCTCCAGGTGATGGAATTTTCATTAATTCAAATATACTTCATCAAATTAAGCCATATAACAATAATAATTGCATGATGTTTTCAATTGATTTTGATGCAACTTTAATTGGAGGCACTGAAGATTCACTCATCGGAAAGAAATATGTAACACCAATACTTGAAAATAGTAACTTGAAATTTATTTCATTAAAAGCTAGTGTTCAGTGGCAGAAAGAAATACTAGATAATTTGAAAAAAGTCTTTGAATTATCCAATGAGAAATCATATGGATATGAATTAGAAATGAGGAATCATTTAAATATTGTTTGGTTAAATATGCTTAAGGAAATGAAAGAAGAAATAAAAGATTTGGAGCCTTTAAAGTCATATGATGATGAACGTGTAAAAGCATCTATACAATATATACAGCAACACTATATAGGTAATATTCAGTTAGATAATATAGCAATGGCAGCAAATATCAGCAAAAGTGAATGTTGCAGAAGTTTTAAAAGAATTTTGAAAATCACACCTTTTGAATACTTGATGGAATATAGAGTTTCAAAAGCAGCAGAATTACTTCTAAGAAGCAATAAAACTATTTCGAATATTGCTCTTGATGTAGGCTTCAATGGGATAAGTTACTTTGGAAAGGTATTTAAAAAATATATGAATTGTAGTCCTTCAGAATACAGAAATAAAAAACTATAA
- a CDS encoding DMT family transporter, whose product MKFQSRIKGIILVITSAMLWGISGTVAQYLFNQKGFSPEWLVVVRLLVSGILLLLYAFIKCKQNIYEIWTSKQDSLTLILFSIVGMLGVQYTYFAAIKYGNAATATILQYSSPIIITCYLAIRNKKLPNLQEIIAIGLAMLGTFFIITKGNIHTMSISKLALFWGIISAFAAAFYTLQPRLLLKKWGSILIVGWGMLLGGFAFSFIKQPWNFTGIWSVNSMFAVIFVVLFGTLIAFTLFLESLKYIKPTEASVLSSAEPLSAALLSVIWLHEQLEFTQWLGTACIIITIIILSRNKQ is encoded by the coding sequence ATGAAATTTCAATCAAGAATAAAAGGAATAATACTGGTAATTACAAGTGCTATGTTGTGGGGTATATCAGGTACTGTTGCTCAATACTTGTTTAACCAAAAAGGATTTAGCCCAGAATGGCTTGTTGTAGTTCGGTTATTAGTTTCGGGTATATTATTATTATTATATGCTTTTATAAAATGTAAACAAAATATATATGAAATCTGGACATCAAAACAAGATAGTTTAACTCTTATACTTTTTAGTATTGTAGGTATGTTAGGCGTGCAATATACATATTTTGCTGCTATTAAATATGGAAATGCAGCAACTGCAACCATACTTCAATATTCATCACCTATAATAATTACTTGCTATCTAGCCATTCGCAATAAAAAACTTCCCAATTTACAAGAGATTATTGCAATTGGATTGGCTATGTTGGGAACATTTTTTATTATTACAAAAGGTAATATTCATACTATGTCTATTTCTAAGTTAGCATTGTTTTGGGGAATAATTTCAGCCTTTGCAGCAGCATTTTACACCTTGCAGCCTCGTTTACTCCTTAAAAAATGGGGTTCTATACTAATAGTTGGATGGGGCATGCTACTAGGAGGATTTGCTTTCAGCTTTATCAAACAACCTTGGAATTTCACTGGTATATGGTCTGTTAATTCAATGTTTGCTGTTATATTTGTGGTTTTATTTGGAACACTGATTGCTTTTACTTTATTTCTTGAAAGTTTAAAATATATAAAACCAACAGAAGCAAGTGTATTATCCTCAGCTGAACCTTTATCAGCAGCTTTATTATCAGTGATATGGCTACATGAACAACTTGAATTTACACAATGGTTAGGAACTGCATGTATTATAATTACAATAATAATTTTATCTCGTAATAAACAATAA
- a CDS encoding 1-deoxy-D-xylulose-5-phosphate synthase gives MANILDKISTVADIKKLDSEELNSLCAEIRNCILTKVSKVGGHLGPNLGIIELTVALHYVFNSPSDKFVWDVSHQAYAHKILTGRKEAFQFEDKYKTVTGFTSHRESEHDFFTVGHTSTSVSLASGLAKARDIKGTKENIVAIIGDGSLSGGEAFEGLDNVAEFKSNFITIVNDNEMSIAENHGGIYGNLALLRKTKGTAETNLFKALGFKYVYIEEGNNVNVLIEELQKIKDIQEPIVVHVHTQKGKGYSYAENYRERFHWTPPFDIETGNPLGQNSTETYKRVVINHITDKIHEDNRIVVINAAVPGALDLVQFRENHPEKYFDVGIAEEHAIAFSSGLASQGMKPIAFFPSTFIQRAYDQISQDLCINSNPAVIMVENAGISGADVTHLGMFDIPMMSNIPNLVYLAPANKEEVTAMIDWALEQTDFPVALRISASSIKELKSKLSLKYELNKFEKVTEGSKVAIIGVGNFFSLGEEVAEQLKKKGITPTLINPRFITGSDEELLTSLLENHDTVVTLEDGVVNGGFGEKIASFFGPTSMKVFNYGAQKEFTDAVPLDQLYKKYHLTPEQIVEDILK, from the coding sequence ATGGCAAACATATTAGATAAAATATCTACCGTAGCTGATATTAAGAAGCTTGATTCTGAAGAATTAAACTCTTTATGTGCAGAAATAAGAAATTGTATATTAACTAAAGTTAGTAAAGTAGGAGGACACCTTGGTCCGAATTTAGGAATTATTGAGTTAACTGTAGCTTTACACTATGTTTTTAACTCTCCTTCTGATAAATTTGTATGGGATGTAAGCCACCAGGCCTATGCTCATAAAATTTTAACTGGAAGAAAAGAAGCTTTTCAATTTGAAGATAAATATAAAACAGTAACAGGCTTCACTTCTCATCGTGAAAGTGAACATGACTTCTTTACTGTTGGTCATACTTCAACTTCTGTAAGCTTAGCTTCTGGTCTTGCAAAGGCGAGAGATATTAAAGGAACAAAAGAAAACATAGTTGCAATTATAGGTGATGGTTCTCTAAGTGGTGGTGAAGCTTTTGAAGGATTAGATAATGTGGCTGAATTCAAATCTAACTTTATCACTATTGTTAATGATAATGAAATGTCTATAGCAGAAAACCATGGAGGAATCTATGGCAACCTTGCTCTTTTAAGAAAAACTAAAGGAACTGCTGAAACTAACTTATTCAAAGCTTTAGGCTTCAAATATGTGTATATTGAAGAAGGAAACAATGTTAATGTCCTAATAGAAGAATTGCAAAAAATTAAGGATATTCAAGAACCAATAGTTGTACATGTACATACACAAAAAGGTAAGGGATATTCTTATGCAGAAAACTATAGAGAAAGATTTCACTGGACACCTCCATTTGATATAGAAACAGGAAATCCTCTTGGTCAAAACTCTACAGAAACCTACAAGAGAGTTGTTATAAATCATATTACAGATAAAATCCATGAGGACAATAGAATTGTTGTAATAAATGCAGCTGTTCCAGGTGCTCTTGACTTAGTTCAATTTAGAGAAAATCACCCTGAAAAGTATTTTGATGTAGGAATTGCAGAAGAACATGCTATTGCCTTCTCTTCTGGGTTAGCTTCTCAAGGAATGAAGCCTATCGCTTTCTTCCCAAGTACCTTTATCCAAAGAGCCTACGATCAAATATCCCAGGATTTATGTATAAACAGTAATCCTGCTGTGATTATGGTTGAAAATGCAGGTATTTCTGGTGCTGACGTTACTCACCTTGGAATGTTTGATATACCAATGATGAGCAATATCCCTAACTTAGTATACCTAGCTCCTGCAAATAAAGAAGAAGTAACTGCAATGATCGACTGGGCACTTGAACAAACTGACTTTCCTGTTGCTCTTAGAATATCAGCTTCCTCAATCAAAGAGCTTAAAAGCAAACTTTCTCTAAAATATGAATTAAATAAGTTTGAAAAAGTTACTGAAGGTAGTAAGGTGGCTATTATAGGAGTTGGTAACTTCTTTAGCTTAGGTGAAGAAGTTGCAGAGCAACTTAAGAAGAAAGGTATAACTCCAACTTTAATTAATCCAAGATTTATCACTGGTAGTGATGAAGAACTTCTTACTTCATTACTTGAAAACCATGATACTGTAGTAACACTTGAAGATGGTGTTGTAAATGGCGGTTTTGGTGAAAAAATTGCTAGTTTCTTCGGTCCTACAAGCATGAAGGTATTCAATTATGGAGCTCAGAAAGAATTTACTGATGCTGTTCCTTTAGACCAGCTATATAAGAAATATCACTTAACTCCAGAACAAATTGTGGAAGACATTTTAAAATAA
- the aac(6') gene encoding aminoglycoside 6'-N-acetyltransferase, whose protein sequence is MNNIIKVESENLETLIKLSLELWPHHIYEEIEEEYKALNSANNAFFLFKEDNMYIGFIHVSLRHDYVEGSNSSPVGYVEGIYVKEEYRGKGIAKSLVKSGEEWAATKGCTEMASDIEAQNHVSYDFHKSIGFKEVNRIICFIKDIEK, encoded by the coding sequence ATGAATAATATTATAAAAGTAGAGAGTGAGAATTTAGAGACATTAATTAAACTAAGTTTAGAATTGTGGCCTCATCATATTTATGAAGAAATAGAAGAGGAGTACAAAGCTTTAAATAGTGCGAATAATGCATTTTTTCTCTTTAAAGAAGATAATATGTATATTGGTTTTATACATGTTTCATTGAGACATGATTATGTTGAAGGTTCGAACTCAAGTCCAGTGGGGTATGTAGAAGGCATATATGTAAAAGAAGAGTATAGAGGTAAAGGAATAGCTAAATCCTTAGTTAAAAGTGGAGAAGAATGGGCAGCAACTAAAGGCTGTACAGAAATGGCTTCAGATATAGAAGCTCAAAATCATGTGAGCTATGATTTTCATAAGAGTATTGGTTTTAAAGAAGTTAATAGAATTATCTGCTTTATTAAGGATATAGAGAAATAG
- a CDS encoding nitroreductase family protein gives MSVIFNTPLEQIVKNRTSIRTYTNEPISQDIKDKINKYINQLSGPFSAKTRVKLLESDLATDDVKLGTYGIIKGAKSYLGVAVEKGDLDLEQLGYEFEKLVLYVTSLGLGTCWLGGTFNKGEFSKAMETTENEIFPIVSPVGHATDKRRLLDSFMRFAAKSKQRKDWNELFFTEDFSTPLAEADSKDYTFALEMLRLAPSASNKQPWRVVKQGNIYHFYELKAEGYSDRFNYDIQRIDMGIGLCHFHLSVIEKDLKGEFKKLSPVVNNIPSNAHYTISWVCE, from the coding sequence ATGAGTGTAATTTTCAATACACCTTTAGAGCAAATAGTCAAAAATCGTACTTCTATAAGAACCTACACTAATGAACCTATCTCACAGGATATTAAGGATAAAATTAATAAATATATAAATCAACTGTCTGGTCCATTTTCTGCTAAGACCAGAGTTAAGTTGTTAGAATCAGATTTAGCAACAGATGATGTAAAACTTGGAACCTACGGAATCATAAAAGGTGCAAAAAGTTATCTTGGAGTTGCTGTTGAAAAAGGAGATTTAGACCTTGAGCAGCTTGGATATGAATTTGAAAAACTTGTGTTATATGTGACTTCATTAGGTCTTGGAACTTGTTGGCTTGGAGGTACATTTAATAAGGGTGAATTTTCTAAAGCTATGGAAACCACTGAAAATGAAATATTTCCTATAGTTTCTCCTGTTGGTCATGCTACTGATAAAAGACGATTATTAGATTCTTTTATGAGATTTGCTGCAAAATCAAAACAAAGAAAGGATTGGAACGAATTATTTTTCACTGAAGATTTTTCTACTCCATTAGCAGAAGCAGATTCTAAAGATTATACTTTTGCATTAGAGATGTTAAGACTTGCTCCATCTGCTTCAAACAAACAACCTTGGAGAGTAGTAAAACAAGGAAACATCTATCATTTTTATGAACTTAAAGCTGAAGGATACAGTGACCGATTTAACTATGATATTCAAAGAATTGATATGGGAATCGGACTTTGCCATTTTCATTTATCAGTAATTGAAAAAGACCTTAAAGGTGAATTCAAAAAGTTATCCCCTGTGGTTAACAATATCCCTAGCAATGCTCACTATACAATATCTTGGGTTTGTGAATAA
- a CDS encoding nucleoside triphosphate pyrophosphohydrolase: protein MRKYDKLVRDKIPEIIRSGGEEYVVEFVSNQRKGELLEAKLQEEVGEFLEDKNLEELADIMEVIFGLAKHLGYSEEALMNKRNAKREERGGFDNGVVLKEVR from the coding sequence ATGAGAAAATATGATAAATTGGTAAGAGATAAAATTCCAGAGATAATAAGATCAGGTGGAGAAGAGTATGTGGTTGAGTTTGTAAGTAACCAAAGAAAAGGAGAACTTCTAGAAGCAAAGTTACAAGAAGAAGTTGGAGAGTTTTTAGAAGATAAGAATTTAGAAGAATTAGCCGACATAATGGAAGTAATATTTGGTCTAGCAAAGCATTTAGGTTATAGTGAAGAAGCTTTAATGAATAAGAGAAATGCTAAGAGAGAAGAACGTGGTGGATTTGATAACGGAGTAGTTCTTAAGGAAGTTAGATAG
- a CDS encoding alpha/beta fold hydrolase has product MEKRYITLRDGKRIYAEIYRGGHQLNLLMLHGGPGEGCGDFRYQAIKLSEHFNVFIFDQRGVLRSDKIGEDESFGLEFLVDDCENLKQILGVSSWSILGHSFGGEIALLYSLKYPSSVDKVIFECPTFYYPMSIRSIYIKCINIAQQAGMIQFAKEIKEFIDNTTDIEVLTEHMREVVIATMKFDRKIEVLQEIEETNSIIDATYDQWQNGKIHFDRLQKEGKINENMIPLIEKIECPSLLILGKYDSVCFDEQREFYLKNSINGNIVMFDNSDHRPHNEEPTKFTEIVVDFVNN; this is encoded by the coding sequence ATGGAAAAGCGATATATCACTTTAAGAGATGGAAAAAGAATTTATGCGGAAATTTATAGAGGAGGACATCAACTTAATCTTCTAATGCTTCATGGTGGGCCAGGAGAAGGTTGTGGTGATTTTAGGTACCAAGCAATAAAATTATCTGAACATTTTAATGTATTTATTTTTGATCAAAGGGGTGTTTTACGTTCTGACAAAATTGGGGAGGATGAAAGTTTTGGATTAGAATTTCTTGTTGATGATTGTGAAAACCTCAAACAAATATTAGGTGTCAGCAGTTGGTCAATATTGGGACATTCTTTTGGAGGTGAGATCGCTCTCTTGTATTCATTAAAATATCCGTCATCAGTAGATAAAGTAATATTTGAATGTCCAACTTTCTATTATCCAATGTCTATACGGTCTATATACATTAAATGTATAAATATTGCTCAACAAGCAGGTATGATTCAATTCGCAAAAGAAATAAAAGAATTTATAGATAATACTACTGATATTGAAGTGCTAACAGAGCATATGCGAGAAGTAGTAATTGCTACTATGAAATTTGATCGTAAAATTGAAGTTTTGCAAGAAATTGAAGAAACAAATAGTATTATAGATGCTACATATGATCAATGGCAAAATGGTAAAATTCATTTTGATAGACTACAAAAAGAGGGTAAAATCAATGAAAATATGATACCATTGATAGAGAAAATAGAATGTCCATCACTTTTAATATTGGGAAAATATGATTCAGTATGTTTTGATGAGCAAAGAGAGTTTTATTTGAAAAATTCAATTAATGGAAATATAGTAATGTTTGATAATAGTGACCATAGACCGCATAATGAGGAACCTACTAAATTTACAGAAATAGTAGTTGACTTTGTAAATAATTAG
- a CDS encoding nitroreductase family protein: MNEVINSILTRRSIRKYKETQVSDEELNNILECAQYAPSGMNNQGWHFTVVQNKDMLKKIKTVVSEALTKPADFDPFYNSPTIIIVSNSSNITPEADSALAIENIFLSAHSLGLGSCWINILNGLRDNPKVQELFKELQIPENSTVYGSVSLGYNAGEEPSAPPRKTGTVTILK, from the coding sequence ATGAATGAAGTTATAAACAGTATATTAACAAGAAGAAGTATAAGAAAATATAAAGAAACTCAAGTTTCAGATGAAGAATTAAATAATATCCTTGAATGTGCTCAATATGCACCTAGTGGTATGAACAATCAAGGCTGGCATTTTACAGTAGTACAAAATAAGGATATGCTAAAGAAAATCAAAACTGTGGTAAGTGAAGCCTTAACAAAACCAGCTGATTTTGATCCATTTTATAATTCTCCTACCATAATAATAGTTTCAAACAGTAGCAATATAACTCCTGAAGCGGATTCTGCTTTGGCTATAGAAAACATATTTTTATCAGCGCATTCACTAGGACTAGGCTCTTGCTGGATAAACATACTTAATGGACTTAGAGACAATCCAAAAGTACAAGAATTATTTAAAGAACTTCAAATCCCTGAAAATAGTACTGTATATGGTTCTGTATCTCTAGGATATAATGCTGGAGAAGAACCTTCAGCTCCACCAAGAAAAACTGGCACAGTTACAATACTTAAGTAG
- a CDS encoding CHAP domain-containing protein, translating into MRKKWVKIVVVIIAILLGVVTIYLLTDRKKIGKEIDSYKNVKVYYNGAIYTKSYGKNYSGDGYYYGYKWQCVEFVKRFYYEAKEHKMPDVYGNAKDFFDPSLNQGELNEHRGLVQYRNGDDVSPEADDLIVFTDTKFGHVAIVTAVTSDYVEVIQQNVYGKTREKYSLTIKDGKYFVGDKRKPAGWLRKK; encoded by the coding sequence ATGAGAAAGAAATGGGTTAAAATTGTAGTAGTTATTATAGCTATTTTGCTAGGAGTTGTAACAATATATTTGCTAACTGATAGAAAGAAGATAGGAAAAGAAATAGATAGTTATAAGAATGTAAAGGTATATTACAATGGTGCTATTTATACAAAATCCTATGGAAAGAATTATAGTGGGGACGGGTATTACTATGGGTATAAGTGGCAATGTGTAGAGTTTGTTAAGAGATTTTATTATGAAGCTAAAGAACATAAAATGCCTGATGTATATGGAAATGCTAAAGATTTTTTTGACCCTAGCTTAAATCAGGGAGAATTAAATGAGCATAGGGGATTAGTTCAATATAGGAATGGTGATGATGTTAGTCCTGAAGCAGATGATTTAATTGTGTTTACAGATACAAAGTTTGGACACGTTGCAATTGTAACAGCAGTAACATCAGATTATGTAGAGGTTATACAACAGAATGTTTATGGGAAAACAAGAGAAAAGTATAGTCTTACTATTAAAGACGGAAAATACTTTGTGGGAGATAAAAGAAAGCCTGCTGGCTGGTTAAGAAAAAAATAG
- the trpA gene encoding tryptophan synthase subunit alpha, translated as MNRIDQVFDRLKVRKEKALIPFITCGDLSIEDTAELVVKLEASGANIVEIGVPFSDPLADGKVIQESYSRALKNGTKVKDVFRCVELIRKKSQVPVILMIYFNVVFCRGVDLFLQEAKKNGVDGIIIPDLPLEERKEIIESCENNCVYLIPLVAPTSKERIKSITQGTKGFVYCVSSNGITGERSQLNKEVNEYLDTVKELVEIPICLGFGISSREVVKEVKAYCDGVIVGSAVVKRMVKSKKEVCSFLEELREELDLK; from the coding sequence ATGAATAGGATAGATCAAGTCTTTGATAGGCTTAAGGTAAGAAAAGAGAAGGCTCTTATTCCATTTATAACCTGTGGGGATTTAAGCATAGAAGATACAGCAGAATTGGTTGTGAAGCTGGAAGCTTCAGGAGCAAATATAGTAGAAATAGGAGTTCCTTTCAGTGATCCTTTAGCAGATGGAAAGGTGATACAAGAATCTTATAGTAGAGCTTTAAAGAATGGTACAAAAGTTAAAGATGTATTTAGATGTGTGGAACTTATTAGAAAGAAATCACAAGTTCCAGTAATACTAATGATTTATTTTAATGTTGTTTTTTGTAGAGGAGTAGATTTATTTTTACAGGAAGCTAAGAAAAATGGGGTAGATGGAATAATTATTCCAGATTTGCCCCTTGAAGAAAGAAAGGAGATAATTGAAAGTTGCGAAAATAACTGTGTTTATTTGATACCTCTTGTGGCACCTACATCAAAGGAAAGAATTAAATCAATAACTCAAGGAACAAAAGGTTTTGTTTATTGTGTTTCATCAAATGGGATAACAGGAGAAAGGAGTCAACTAAATAAAGAAGTTAACGAGTATTTAGATACTGTAAAAGAACTTGTAGAAATACCAATCTGTCTTGGTTTTGGTATTTCTTCTAGGGAAGTGGTGAAAGAAGTTAAAGCTTATTGTGATGGTGTTATAGTTGGAAGCGCTGTGGTTAAAAGGATGGTTAAAAGTAAAAAAGAAGTATGTTCATTTTTAGAAGAACTTAGAGAAGAATTAGATTTGAAATAA
- the trpB gene encoding tryptophan synthase subunit beta, whose protein sequence is MKGKFNEFGGQYVPETLMSALIELEREYEQALKDEEFIKEYNYYLKDYVGRQSPLYFAENMTEDLGGAKIYLKREDLNHTGAHKINNAIGQVLLARRMGKKKIIAETGAGQHGVATATVAAKFNMECKIFMGEEDIKRQALNVKKMELLGAEVICVTSGTRTLSDAVNEAIRYWVENVEDTFYIIGSVVGPHPYPTMVRDFQRVIGDEAKQQLLEKESRLPDYILAPVGGGSNAMGIFSAFIGDTSVKLIGVEGAGKGIETNQHAATMSKREKGILHGMMTYVLHDEEGGIAEAYSISAGLDYPGVGPEHAYLGSTNRAQYVSINDDEAVEAFLYLTKKEGIIPAIESAHAVAYAMKLAPTLNKDEIVVINLSGRGDKDMDTIISYLEKNNE, encoded by the coding sequence ATGAAAGGTAAATTTAATGAATTTGGTGGACAATATGTTCCAGAGACACTTATGAGTGCTTTAATTGAATTAGAAAGAGAGTATGAGCAGGCTTTAAAAGATGAGGAGTTTATAAAGGAATATAACTATTATTTAAAAGATTATGTAGGAAGGCAAAGCCCACTATATTTTGCAGAGAATATGACAGAAGATTTAGGTGGAGCAAAGATATATTTAAAGAGGGAAGATTTAAATCATACGGGGGCACATAAGATAAATAATGCAATTGGGCAAGTATTATTAGCTAGAAGAATGGGCAAAAAGAAGATTATAGCTGAAACAGGAGCAGGGCAACATGGTGTGGCGACAGCTACAGTAGCAGCAAAATTCAATATGGAATGTAAGATATTTATGGGGGAAGAGGACATAAAAAGACAGGCACTAAACGTGAAGAAGATGGAACTTCTAGGAGCTGAAGTTATCTGTGTTACAAGTGGAACGAGGACCTTAAGTGATGCTGTAAATGAAGCTATTAGATATTGGGTAGAGAATGTTGAAGACACTTTCTATATTATAGGTTCTGTAGTTGGACCACACCCTTATCCAACCATGGTAAGAGATTTTCAAAGAGTAATTGGAGATGAAGCAAAACAACAATTACTTGAAAAAGAAAGTAGACTTCCTGATTATATATTAGCTCCAGTAGGAGGGGGAAGTAATGCAATGGGGATTTTTTCAGCATTTATTGGTGATACATCAGTTAAACTTATTGGTGTAGAAGGGGCAGGAAAAGGGATAGAAACAAATCAACATGCAGCCACTATGTCAAAGAGAGAAAAAGGAATTTTACATGGAATGATGACCTATGTACTTCATGATGAAGAAGGAGGAATTGCGGAGGCATACTCAATTTCAGCAGGACTAGACTATCCAGGGGTAGGACCAGAACATGCTTATCTTGGGTCAACCAATAGAGCACAATATGTGAGTATAAATGATGATGAAGCTGTAGAAGCATTCTTATATCTAACAAAGAAAGAAGGTATAATACCAGCCATAGAATCTGCTCATGCAGTGGCTTATGCCATGAAACTTGCGCCAACTTTAAACAAGGATGAAATAGTTGTGATAAACCTTTCAGGAAGAGGTGATAAAGATATGGATACTATAATTTCTTATTTGGAGAAAAATAATGAATAG
- a CDS encoding phosphoribosylanthranilate isomerase, whose amino-acid sequence MVAIKICGITRLDEIEYVNLLKPEYIGLVFTESKRQVDSQKAKFLCDCLDKSIMKVGVFRNNSLEEILEIVNEVTLDVVQLHGSEDEVFIDLLRENLVSEKQIWKAIVIRDSTEFENHNNIDNYILDGANSGSGERFSWEIMSKKNIHENIFLAGGINEDNVLLGIETFNPRGIDVSSGVEVINEKGQRMKSFEKMERLIRKVRDSYER is encoded by the coding sequence ATGGTGGCAATTAAGATTTGTGGAATAACAAGACTAGATGAAATTGAGTATGTGAATTTGTTAAAACCTGAGTATATAGGTTTAGTGTTTACAGAAAGCAAGAGGCAAGTGGACTCCCAAAAGGCAAAGTTTTTATGCGATTGTTTAGATAAATCAATCATGAAAGTTGGTGTCTTTAGAAATAATTCTCTTGAAGAAATATTAGAAATAGTCAATGAAGTGACATTGGATGTAGTTCAACTTCATGGAAGTGAGGATGAAGTTTTTATAGATTTATTGAGAGAAAATCTAGTGTCGGAAAAGCAGATTTGGAAAGCAATAGTTATAAGAGACAGCACAGAGTTTGAAAATCATAATAATATTGATAATTATATATTGGATGGAGCTAATTCAGGTAGTGGAGAAAGATTTTCCTGGGAAATAATGAGTAAGAAAAATATTCATGAAAATATTTTTCTAGCAGGGGGAATAAATGAAGATAATGTTCTTCTTGGAATAGAAACTTTTAATCCAAGGGGAATCGATGTTTCCTCTGGAGTTGAAGTTATAAATGAAAAAGGACAAAGAATGAAGTCATTTGAGAAGATGGAAAGATTAATAAGAAAGGTGAGGGATAGTTATGAAAGGTAA
- the trpC gene encoding indole-3-glycerol phosphate synthase TrpC: MILGEILEKKIKRLEEKKRINSTEVVYDMALNAVKNSRQNLFKEAIVKKNSNLAIIGEFKKASPSKGVILEKFDIQAIHDYYIALGIEAFSVLTEEDFFLGNDKYIKQIKGLSNHAILRKDFIIDFYQIYESVVLGADAILLIVGILGEKLQDFYREATRFKLQPLVEVHNKEELDLALKCDCEIIGINNRDLRTFKTSLEVTKNLKQYIPENKIVVSESGISSIEDLKTLRDLGLDAVLIGEMFMRNINNDSFIQCYKEFRHGGN, from the coding sequence TTGATATTAGGTGAAATATTAGAGAAGAAAATAAAGAGACTAGAAGAAAAAAAGAGAATTAATTCTACAGAAGTTGTTTATGATATGGCATTAAATGCTGTTAAAAACTCAAGGCAGAATCTATTTAAAGAAGCTATAGTAAAGAAAAATAGCAATTTAGCTATAATTGGAGAATTTAAAAAGGCTTCACCTTCAAAAGGAGTCATTTTAGAAAAGTTTGATATTCAAGCAATTCATGATTACTATATTGCATTAGGGATAGAGGCATTTTCAGTATTGACAGAAGAAGACTTTTTTCTTGGTAATGATAAATATATTAAACAAATAAAAGGTTTATCTAATCACGCTATATTGAGAAAAGATTTTATTATAGATTTTTATCAGATTTATGAAAGTGTTGTTTTAGGCGCAGATGCTATTCTTCTGATTGTAGGCATTTTAGGGGAAAAGTTGCAAGATTTTTATAGAGAAGCAACAAGATTTAAATTACAACCTTTAGTTGAGGTGCATAATAAAGAAGAATTAGATTTGGCATTAAAATGTGACTGTGAGATTATTGGCATAAATAATAGAGATTTAAGAACTTTTAAGACTTCCTTAGAAGTTACAAAAAATCTTAAGCAATATATACCGGAAAACAAAATTGTAGTATCAGAAAGTGGTATAAGTTCTATAGAAGATTTGAAAACATTAAGAGATTTAGGATTAGATGCAGTGCTAATTGGGGAGATGTTTATGAGGAATATAAATAATGATAGCTTTATTCAATGCTATAAGGAGTTTCGTCATGGTGGCAATTAA